In a single window of the Bacillus carboniphilus genome:
- the rapZ gene encoding RNase adapter RapZ: MDQMEYQDTRMVIITGMSGAGKTVAIHSFEDLGYFCVDNLPPTLLPKFMELMKESGNKMNKVALVMDLRGREFFDHLFKALDDLAETSWVTPEIIFLDADDSTLVRRYKETRRSHPLAPSGLPLEGIKLERELLEELKGRAQQIYNTSLLKPKELREKILTQFATNKRKIFTVNVMSFGFKHGIPIDADLVFDVRFLPNPHYIDHMRPKTGLDQEVSSYVLKWNETQKFFDKVTELLSFMLPHYKREGKSQLVVGIGCTGGQHRSVALAEKIGKHFESEYETKITHRDIEKRKDITT, from the coding sequence ATGGATCAAATGGAATATCAAGATACCCGGATGGTCATTATTACGGGGATGTCTGGAGCAGGAAAAACAGTAGCCATTCACAGTTTCGAAGACTTAGGATACTTCTGTGTGGATAACCTTCCACCTACATTACTTCCAAAGTTTATGGAGCTTATGAAAGAGTCCGGTAATAAGATGAATAAAGTAGCTCTTGTGATGGATTTAAGAGGTCGTGAATTTTTTGATCACCTCTTTAAAGCTCTGGATGATTTAGCGGAAACCTCATGGGTCACTCCGGAAATCATTTTTTTAGATGCTGACGATTCTACCCTTGTTCGAAGATATAAAGAAACAAGAAGATCTCATCCCTTAGCACCTTCAGGCTTACCATTAGAGGGTATTAAGCTTGAAAGAGAACTACTAGAAGAGCTAAAGGGAAGAGCACAACAAATTTACAATACATCACTATTAAAACCAAAAGAATTACGAGAAAAAATATTAACGCAATTCGCAACCAACAAACGAAAAATTTTCACAGTTAATGTCATGTCTTTTGGTTTTAAACATGGAATCCCGATTGATGCTGACTTGGTTTTTGATGTGCGCTTTCTACCGAATCCACACTACATTGACCATATGAGACCAAAGACAGGACTTGATCAAGAGGTTTCTAGCTATGTATTAAAGTGGAATGAAACGCAAAAGTTCTTTGATAAGGTTACCGAATTATTGTCGTTCATGCTTCCACACTATAAGCGTGAAGGAAAAAGCCAGCTGGTTGTTGGAATCGGTTGTACAGGTGGCCAACACCGTTCAGTTGCACTGGCTGAAAAAATCGGGAAGCACTTTGAAAGTGAATATGAAACGAAAATCACGCATCGGGATATAGAGAAGAGAAAGGACATTACAACATGA
- a CDS encoding 8-oxo-dGTP diphosphatase, which yields MQRVANCVYLKNDKVLLLQKPRRNWWVAPGGKMEQGESVKEAVTREYREETGVFLNDPTLKGVFTFVIKEGEEIISEWMMFTFLATDGQGDNYTESEEGSLAWHSASDIQNLPMAPGDIHILEYMIQGKGMIYGTFTYTPDFELLSYRLDPS from the coding sequence ATGCAACGTGTAGCAAATTGTGTATACCTAAAAAATGATAAAGTCTTACTGTTACAAAAGCCTCGAAGAAATTGGTGGGTCGCTCCAGGAGGAAAGATGGAGCAAGGAGAATCCGTTAAAGAGGCGGTAACAAGAGAATACCGAGAAGAAACCGGTGTTTTTTTAAATGATCCGACTTTAAAAGGTGTGTTTACCTTCGTGATAAAAGAAGGTGAAGAAATCATATCCGAATGGATGATGTTCACTTTTCTTGCCACAGACGGACAAGGAGACAATTATACAGAGTCAGAAGAGGGAAGCTTAGCCTGGCATTCTGCCAGCGATATTCAAAACCTGCCAATGGCACCTGGTGATATTCACATTTTAGAATACATGATCCAAGGTAAAGGGATGATTTACGGGACTTTTACCTACACACCAGATTTTGAGTTACTTTCTTATCGTTTAGATCCGAGCTAA
- a CDS encoding YvcK family protein codes for MKLDQPRVVVLGGGTGLPVLLRGLKQYPIDLTAIVTVADDGGSSGRLRTELEIPPPGDIRNVLAALSEVEPLIIEMFQHRFQTNSKELAGHSLGNLILAAMTSISGDFVSAIQQLSKVLNVKGVVLPAANQSVELNAEMQDGTLVTGESKISKAGNKIKRVFLTPDDIKPLQETIEAIRQADLIVLGPGSLFTSILPNLLVPGLGEEICHAKAKKVYICNLMTQAGETLDFTASDHIKAIYEHMKCAFIDTIIVNNAQIPDNVQLRYDEEYAKPVIFDLEKLQEFGLHVIQDDFATYTGEIIRHDTQKIAKQLFEFVQEFYTTNR; via the coding sequence ATGAAACTAGATCAGCCGAGAGTTGTCGTCCTAGGGGGAGGAACAGGACTTCCTGTACTATTAAGAGGACTCAAACAATACCCAATTGATCTGACTGCCATTGTTACAGTGGCTGATGACGGAGGAAGCTCTGGTAGGTTAAGGACTGAGTTGGAAATTCCACCTCCTGGAGACATCCGAAACGTTCTAGCAGCCCTTTCAGAAGTTGAGCCTCTGATTATAGAAATGTTTCAACATCGCTTTCAAACAAATTCTAAAGAGCTAGCGGGACACTCATTGGGGAACTTGATATTAGCAGCCATGACCTCCATTTCTGGAGACTTTGTGTCTGCTATTCAGCAGCTAAGTAAAGTCTTAAATGTCAAAGGTGTCGTTTTACCTGCTGCCAATCAAAGTGTCGAACTTAATGCTGAAATGCAGGACGGAACCCTGGTCACGGGGGAGTCTAAGATTTCAAAAGCAGGCAATAAAATCAAGCGTGTCTTTTTAACCCCTGATGATATTAAGCCTCTTCAAGAAACCATTGAGGCCATTCGACAAGCTGATTTAATTGTCTTGGGCCCAGGTAGTCTGTTCACTAGTATTCTACCAAATTTATTGGTTCCTGGATTAGGGGAAGAGATTTGTCATGCCAAAGCAAAGAAAGTGTATATTTGTAATTTAATGACGCAGGCTGGAGAAACGCTCGATTTCACAGCGAGTGATCATATAAAAGCGATCTATGAACATATGAAGTGTGCCTTCATTGACACCATTATCGTAAATAATGCTCAAATTCCAGATAATGTACAGCTTCGATATGACGAAGAATATGCCAAACCTGTCATTTTTGATTTAGAAAAACTACAGGAATTTGGACTTCATGTCATACAAGACGATTTTGCCACGTATACTGGAGAAATTATTCGTCATGATACACAAAAAATAGCGAAACAACTCTTTGAATTCGTTCAAGAGTTTTACACCACAAATAGATAG